DNA sequence from the Cucurbita pepo subsp. pepo cultivar mu-cu-16 chromosome LG06, ASM280686v2, whole genome shotgun sequence genome:
CAGGGCAAATTCTGGGTCCTCCACCAAAGGCGATGAAAGATAAGGGTGGTGGAATGGACGTTTGGTTCTGATCAAATCTACTTGGTTCAAACTTTTGTGGGTCTCTGAATATTTTCTCGTCCAAATGGGTCATTGATGCCGCCCAAAATATCTGAATTTAGTGAATGGTAGTTCATCAATGTCGAGTTTAGAAggacaaatgaaaagaaaagggaaatagGTTTGAGTTAATACTCGTCGACTTATGAGTTTAGTACCTGaactttaaaagaatattgtaAAAACCGTAAAAGACTTGTGAGTTTAGGACCTGAACTTTAAAAGTATATTGTAGAAACCGTAAAGAAGGTGAAGTTTGCTTACTTGCCATCCTTTTGGAATAGTGTATCCACCTAATTGAATGTCTTTGAGAGCCATTCTAAACCCTCCAAAGACAGGTGGGAAAAGTCTCAAAGTCTCCAATGCTACTCTCCATGTGTACTTCATCTTGGAAACATCTTCCCAAGTGAGGGCCTCCCCACATTCTTTGCTTCTAAGTATGTCTTCATGTTCTAAAACCATAAATAGTGTAGATTTGGTTATTATTCGACTCGGGTCGATGAATTTGACTAACTGATAATGAACAACAATCAAAAGAAGAGTATACTTATAGTTGTAGTTTCGAATATGGCTTGAAATCTCATCATAATGACTGAATAACTTATCGAACTAGGATTAGAATGATCCATTGAAGTTATCTAATCATTGAAAAACCTTTTTTGAAAGTCAACATTCTAAAACTATTAAGGtgtttaaaattgatattaaaacGTCTGAAGTccaaagagaaagtccaaataagacaatatctgctagcagtgaggctagggctgttacaaatgggattagagccagacactaggcggtgtgccaacaaggacgttggcccccaatagaggtggattatgagatcgcacattagttggagaggggagcgaagtattccttataagaatgtgaaaatctttccctattagacgtgttttaaaacctcgaggggaagcctaaaaggaaaagcccaaagagggcaatatctgTTAATGGTGGGCTATGGCTgttacaatggtatcagagctcgacatcgagcagtgtgccagtgaggacgctgggcccctaAAGGGGgtcgattgtgagatcccacattggttggaggagaaaacggaacattctttataaaggtgtggaaacctctcactggttttaaaaccttaagggtaAGCCCagaagagaaaacccaaagatgacaatatttgctagcggtggactagCAGAGGGGGCCCACAAGCACCCGGCTCACCCCTTCCACTTACTTAAAACCCTAATAACTCAACCAATCTTGTAACACAAACCCCAAACCCCAATTCTACTAAGATCGAATCTCGTTTTTTTCAAAATCGTCAATGATCTCAACTAAACGACACCCCATatataagaaataagaaagaacTAAAAATTTACATACATACCTTGAAGAACAGCTGCATAAACAGTTGGGTTTGTAGCCATAACCCTAAGCATAAGAGTAATCAAAATGGATGTTGTATCATGTCCAGCAATCAATAGAAGGATGATATTGTGCACAATTTCCTCCTCACTCAAAGCTTGTTCTTTGTCTTTGTTCTTGATGCTAAGCAAACAAGTAATCAGGTTCTTatcctcttccttttcttcttcttcttccattttttgtgCCTTGTCCTTCAAAAGCTGCTTCAATATCTGTTGAACTTTTGCACTTGCTTTGAGGCTATGGCTGTACCTTGTGAATGGCAGGTTGATTGGAACAGACCAAATCCCATCCACCATTGTTTTGAAGCATTCTATTATGCTCTTTCTTGTTGGCCCTTCTTCAATCCCAAACAGGAGAGAGCATATGATGTCAAAGGTTAGTGTTTTCATCAATGGCGCTACCTGCGTTTTTGTAACATTGTTAAGACGTTAAAACGATGATTTAGGTCtcgtttgataaccattttgttctttgttctttgttttttgaagttttaaggTTATAAACACTATTTCCACATCTGAATTTTTCGCTTGTTATCTACTTTTTAcgggtttttaaaactaaaaaggaAGTTTTAGTAACTTGTTTTTCATAAACTtgtttattgtgagatctcacgttgattggggaggagaatgaagtattgtttataagggtgtgataACCATTTTGTCCtttgttcttcgttttttttcagttttaagGATATAGACACTATTTCCACCTCTGAATTTTTCGTTTGTTATCTACTTTTTTAcgggtttttaaaactaaaaaagaagttTTAGTAACTTGTTTTtcataaacttattt
Encoded proteins:
- the LOC111796874 gene encoding taxadiene 5-alpha hydroxylase-like, producing the protein MIAIILLLITIFLYLRLRTTFFSAAAKNLPPGRLGVPYIGQSLSLLRAMRANSAEQWLQQRVAKYGPISKMTLFGKPTVFVHGVAANKAVVFLGEEEAVSNRQTESLRRILGERNLTELSGEDHKRVRGALVWFLRPQSLKGFVGKMDGEVRKHLNLHWHGNKEVIVAPLMKTLTFDIICSLLFGIEEGPTRKSIIECFKTMVDGIWSVPINLPFTRYSHSLKASAKVQQILKQLLKDKAQKMEEEEEKEEDKNLITCLLSIKNKDKEQALSEEEIVHNIILLLIAGHDTTSILITLMLRVMATNPTVYAAVLQEHEDILRSKECGEALTWEDVSKMKYTWRVALETLRLFPPVFGGFRMALKDIQLGGYTIPKGWQIFWAASMTHLDEKIFRDPQKFEPSRFDQNQTSIPPPLSFIAFGGGPRICPGYEFAKLETLVTIHYIITQFTWKLSSQDFLTRDPSLMPNKGLPIQLYPKL